One window from the genome of Nicotiana tomentosiformis chromosome 5, ASM39032v3, whole genome shotgun sequence encodes:
- the LOC104108976 gene encoding ethanolamine-phosphate cytidylyltransferase-like isoform X1: MDFESNSWIGERLCYYPRLFGGVMLTAALLGVSTSYFTGISVPTLPHLLPNLNILRKKKRGKKRIRVYMDGCFDLMHYGHANAIRQAKALGDELVVGVVSDEEIVANKGPPVLCMEERLALVSGLKWVDEVIANAPYAITEDFMNRLFNEHKIDYIIHGDDPCLLPDGTDAYALAKQAGRYKQIKRTEGVSSTDIVGRILSSAKSISQDSTKASLPGDDNMNGVYAEEKMANIDQISHFLPTSRRIVQFSNGKGPGPNARVVYIDGAFDLFHAGHVEILRSARQLGDFLLVGVYTDQTVSELRGHQYPLMNLHERSLSVLACRYVDEVIIGSPWEVTQDMVTTFNISVVVHGTVSDRNTSTGERHDPYAVPKNMGIFRVIDSPKDITTTSVAQRIIANHEIYVGICTYLYLFSDQFASLEGEPWYNWKSCCHVTRRSQVRAVETAS, from the exons ATGGATTTTGAAAGCAATAGCTGGATCGGGGAAAGGCTGTGTTACTACCCCAGGCTTTTTGGTGGAGTCATGCTAACTGCAGCCTTGCTCGGGGTGTCTACTAGCTATTTTACAGGGATCAGTGTTCCTACTCTACCCCACCTTTTACCCAACCTGAATATCCTCCGTAAAAAGAAGCGTGGGAAGAAACGTATTCGTGTTTATATGGATGGGTGTTTTGACCTAATGCATTATGGTCATGCAAATGCGATAAGACAAGCTAAAGCGTTGGGGGACGAGTTAGTAGTTGGAGTTGTTAGTGATGAAGAAATTGTAGCTAATAAGGGTCCACCTGTTTTATGCAtggaagaaag ACTTGCCCTTGTTAGTGGGCTGAAGTGGGTGGATGAAGTAATTGCCAATGCTCCTTATGCAATTACTGAGGATTTTATGAACCGTTTGTTTAATGAGCATAAGATTGATTACATTATACACGGCGATGATCCCTGTCTACTTCCAGATGGAACTGATGCTTATGCCCTAGCAAAACAAGCTGGTCGGTACAAGCAGATTAAACGCACTGAAGGTGTCTCCAGCACAGACATTGTAG GAAGGATTCTTTCATCTGCTAAAAGTATTTCTCAAGATAGCACTAAAGCATCTCTCCCTGGAGATGATAATATGAATGGTGTATATGCCGAGGAAAAAATGGCGAACATTGATCAGATATCTCATTTTCTGCCCACATCTAGACGAATTGTGCAATTTTCAAATGGAAAG GGGCCTGGGCCAAATGCTAGAGTTGTGTATATTGATGGTGCATTCGATCTTTTTCATGCTGGCCATGTTGAG ATTCTTAGAAGTGCCAGACAGCTTGGAGATTTTCTTTTAGTTGGAGTTTATACTGACCAGACCGTAAG TGAACTTCGTGGACATCAGTATCCACTGATGAATCTGCACGAGCGAAGTCTTAGTGTACTTGCCTGCCGCTATGTTGATGAGGTCATTATTGGTTCCCCTTGGGAAGTGACCCAGGATATG GTAACAACTTTCAACATTTCTGTGGTTGTACATGGAACAGTTTCTGATAGGAACACTTCTACAGGA GAGAGACATGATCCCTATGCAGTACCTAAAAACATGGGAATCTTCCGAGTAATTGATAGTCCTAAAGATATTACAACCACTTCGGTTGCTCAAAGGATCATTGCCAACCACGAGATATATGTG GGCATATGCACCTATCTTTATTTATTTAGTGATCAGTTTGCTAGTTTAGAAGGGGAGCCTTGGTATAACTGGAAAAGTTGCTGTCATGTGACTAGGAGGTcacaggttcgagccgtggaaacagcctcttga
- the LOC104108976 gene encoding ethanolamine-phosphate cytidylyltransferase-like isoform X2 — protein sequence MDFESNSWIGERLCYYPRLFGGVMLTAALLGVSTSYFTGISVPTLPHLLPNLNILRKKKRGKKRIRVYMDGCFDLMHYGHANAIRQAKALGDELVVGVVSDEEIVANKGPPVLCMEERLALVSGLKWVDEVIANAPYAITEDFMNRLFNEHKIDYIIHGDDPCLLPDGTDAYALAKQAGRYKQIKRTEGVSSTDIVGRILSSAKSISQDSTKASLPGDDNMNGVYAEEKMANIDQISHFLPTSRRIVQFSNGKGPGPNARVVYIDGAFDLFHAGHVEILRSARQLGDFLLVGVYTDQTVSELRGHQYPLMNLHERSLSVLACRYVDEVIIGSPWEVTQDMVTTFNISVVVHGTVSDRNTSTGERHDPYAVPKNMGIFRVIDSPKDITTTSVAQRIIANHEIYVEVTGSSRGNSLLKKCRKRNTKKEASEKKYYAEKQYVSGD from the exons ATGGATTTTGAAAGCAATAGCTGGATCGGGGAAAGGCTGTGTTACTACCCCAGGCTTTTTGGTGGAGTCATGCTAACTGCAGCCTTGCTCGGGGTGTCTACTAGCTATTTTACAGGGATCAGTGTTCCTACTCTACCCCACCTTTTACCCAACCTGAATATCCTCCGTAAAAAGAAGCGTGGGAAGAAACGTATTCGTGTTTATATGGATGGGTGTTTTGACCTAATGCATTATGGTCATGCAAATGCGATAAGACAAGCTAAAGCGTTGGGGGACGAGTTAGTAGTTGGAGTTGTTAGTGATGAAGAAATTGTAGCTAATAAGGGTCCACCTGTTTTATGCAtggaagaaag ACTTGCCCTTGTTAGTGGGCTGAAGTGGGTGGATGAAGTAATTGCCAATGCTCCTTATGCAATTACTGAGGATTTTATGAACCGTTTGTTTAATGAGCATAAGATTGATTACATTATACACGGCGATGATCCCTGTCTACTTCCAGATGGAACTGATGCTTATGCCCTAGCAAAACAAGCTGGTCGGTACAAGCAGATTAAACGCACTGAAGGTGTCTCCAGCACAGACATTGTAG GAAGGATTCTTTCATCTGCTAAAAGTATTTCTCAAGATAGCACTAAAGCATCTCTCCCTGGAGATGATAATATGAATGGTGTATATGCCGAGGAAAAAATGGCGAACATTGATCAGATATCTCATTTTCTGCCCACATCTAGACGAATTGTGCAATTTTCAAATGGAAAG GGGCCTGGGCCAAATGCTAGAGTTGTGTATATTGATGGTGCATTCGATCTTTTTCATGCTGGCCATGTTGAG ATTCTTAGAAGTGCCAGACAGCTTGGAGATTTTCTTTTAGTTGGAGTTTATACTGACCAGACCGTAAG TGAACTTCGTGGACATCAGTATCCACTGATGAATCTGCACGAGCGAAGTCTTAGTGTACTTGCCTGCCGCTATGTTGATGAGGTCATTATTGGTTCCCCTTGGGAAGTGACCCAGGATATG GTAACAACTTTCAACATTTCTGTGGTTGTACATGGAACAGTTTCTGATAGGAACACTTCTACAGGA GAGAGACATGATCCCTATGCAGTACCTAAAAACATGGGAATCTTCCGAGTAATTGATAGTCCTAAAGATATTACAACCACTTCGGTTGCTCAAAGGATCATTGCCAACCACGAGATATATGTG GAGGTcacaggttcgagccgtggaaacagcctcttgaagaaatgcagg AAAAGAAATACCAAAAAAGAAGCAAGTGAGAAAAAATATTATGCAGAGAAACAGTATGTTTCAGGCGATTAA
- the LOC104108976 gene encoding ethanolamine-phosphate cytidylyltransferase-like isoform X4, protein MDFESNSWIGERLCYYPRLFGGVMLTAALLGVSTSYFTGISVPTLPHLLPNLNILRKKKRGKKRIRVYMDGCFDLMHYGHANAIRQAKALGDELVVGVVSDEEIVANKGPPVLCMEERLALVSGLKWVDEVIANAPYAITEDFMNRLFNEHKIDYIIHGDDPCLLPDGTDAYALAKQAGRYKQIKRTEGVSSTDIVGRILSSAKSISQDSTKASLPGDDNMNGVYAEEKMANIDQISHFLPTSRRIVQFSNGKGPGPNARVVYIDGAFDLFHAGHVEILRSARQLGDFLLVGVYTDQTVSELRGHQYPLMNLHERSLSVLACRYVDEVIIGSPWEVTQDMVTTFNISVVVHGTVSDRNTSTGERHDPYAVPKNMGIFRVIDSPKDITTTSVAQRIIANHEIYVKRNTKKEASEKKYYAEKQYVSGD, encoded by the exons ATGGATTTTGAAAGCAATAGCTGGATCGGGGAAAGGCTGTGTTACTACCCCAGGCTTTTTGGTGGAGTCATGCTAACTGCAGCCTTGCTCGGGGTGTCTACTAGCTATTTTACAGGGATCAGTGTTCCTACTCTACCCCACCTTTTACCCAACCTGAATATCCTCCGTAAAAAGAAGCGTGGGAAGAAACGTATTCGTGTTTATATGGATGGGTGTTTTGACCTAATGCATTATGGTCATGCAAATGCGATAAGACAAGCTAAAGCGTTGGGGGACGAGTTAGTAGTTGGAGTTGTTAGTGATGAAGAAATTGTAGCTAATAAGGGTCCACCTGTTTTATGCAtggaagaaag ACTTGCCCTTGTTAGTGGGCTGAAGTGGGTGGATGAAGTAATTGCCAATGCTCCTTATGCAATTACTGAGGATTTTATGAACCGTTTGTTTAATGAGCATAAGATTGATTACATTATACACGGCGATGATCCCTGTCTACTTCCAGATGGAACTGATGCTTATGCCCTAGCAAAACAAGCTGGTCGGTACAAGCAGATTAAACGCACTGAAGGTGTCTCCAGCACAGACATTGTAG GAAGGATTCTTTCATCTGCTAAAAGTATTTCTCAAGATAGCACTAAAGCATCTCTCCCTGGAGATGATAATATGAATGGTGTATATGCCGAGGAAAAAATGGCGAACATTGATCAGATATCTCATTTTCTGCCCACATCTAGACGAATTGTGCAATTTTCAAATGGAAAG GGGCCTGGGCCAAATGCTAGAGTTGTGTATATTGATGGTGCATTCGATCTTTTTCATGCTGGCCATGTTGAG ATTCTTAGAAGTGCCAGACAGCTTGGAGATTTTCTTTTAGTTGGAGTTTATACTGACCAGACCGTAAG TGAACTTCGTGGACATCAGTATCCACTGATGAATCTGCACGAGCGAAGTCTTAGTGTACTTGCCTGCCGCTATGTTGATGAGGTCATTATTGGTTCCCCTTGGGAAGTGACCCAGGATATG GTAACAACTTTCAACATTTCTGTGGTTGTACATGGAACAGTTTCTGATAGGAACACTTCTACAGGA GAGAGACATGATCCCTATGCAGTACCTAAAAACATGGGAATCTTCCGAGTAATTGATAGTCCTAAAGATATTACAACCACTTCGGTTGCTCAAAGGATCATTGCCAACCACGAGATATATGTG AAAAGAAATACCAAAAAAGAAGCAAGTGAGAAAAAATATTATGCAGAGAAACAGTATGTTTCAGGCGATTAA
- the LOC104108976 gene encoding ethanolamine-phosphate cytidylyltransferase-like isoform X3, protein MDFESNSWIGERLCYYPRLFGGVMLTAALLGVSTSYFTGISVPTLPHLLPNLNILRKKKRGKKRIRVYMDGCFDLMHYGHANAIRQAKALGDELVVGVVSDEEIVANKGPPVLCMEERLALVSGLKWVDEVIANAPYAITEDFMNRLFNEHKIDYIIHGDDPCLLPDGTDAYALAKQAGRYKQIKRTEGVSSTDIVGRILSSAKSISQDSTKASLPGDDNMNGVYAEEKMANIDQISHFLPTSRRIVQFSNGKGPGPNARVVYIDGAFDLFHAGHVEILRSARQLGDFLLVGVYTDQTVSELRGHQYPLMNLHERSLSVLACRYVDEVIIGSPWEVTQDMVTTFNISVVVHGTVSDRNTSTGERHDPYAVPKNMGIFRVIDSPKDITTTSVAQRIIANHEIYVFASLEGEPWYNWKSCCHVTRRSQVRAVETAS, encoded by the exons ATGGATTTTGAAAGCAATAGCTGGATCGGGGAAAGGCTGTGTTACTACCCCAGGCTTTTTGGTGGAGTCATGCTAACTGCAGCCTTGCTCGGGGTGTCTACTAGCTATTTTACAGGGATCAGTGTTCCTACTCTACCCCACCTTTTACCCAACCTGAATATCCTCCGTAAAAAGAAGCGTGGGAAGAAACGTATTCGTGTTTATATGGATGGGTGTTTTGACCTAATGCATTATGGTCATGCAAATGCGATAAGACAAGCTAAAGCGTTGGGGGACGAGTTAGTAGTTGGAGTTGTTAGTGATGAAGAAATTGTAGCTAATAAGGGTCCACCTGTTTTATGCAtggaagaaag ACTTGCCCTTGTTAGTGGGCTGAAGTGGGTGGATGAAGTAATTGCCAATGCTCCTTATGCAATTACTGAGGATTTTATGAACCGTTTGTTTAATGAGCATAAGATTGATTACATTATACACGGCGATGATCCCTGTCTACTTCCAGATGGAACTGATGCTTATGCCCTAGCAAAACAAGCTGGTCGGTACAAGCAGATTAAACGCACTGAAGGTGTCTCCAGCACAGACATTGTAG GAAGGATTCTTTCATCTGCTAAAAGTATTTCTCAAGATAGCACTAAAGCATCTCTCCCTGGAGATGATAATATGAATGGTGTATATGCCGAGGAAAAAATGGCGAACATTGATCAGATATCTCATTTTCTGCCCACATCTAGACGAATTGTGCAATTTTCAAATGGAAAG GGGCCTGGGCCAAATGCTAGAGTTGTGTATATTGATGGTGCATTCGATCTTTTTCATGCTGGCCATGTTGAG ATTCTTAGAAGTGCCAGACAGCTTGGAGATTTTCTTTTAGTTGGAGTTTATACTGACCAGACCGTAAG TGAACTTCGTGGACATCAGTATCCACTGATGAATCTGCACGAGCGAAGTCTTAGTGTACTTGCCTGCCGCTATGTTGATGAGGTCATTATTGGTTCCCCTTGGGAAGTGACCCAGGATATG GTAACAACTTTCAACATTTCTGTGGTTGTACATGGAACAGTTTCTGATAGGAACACTTCTACAGGA GAGAGACATGATCCCTATGCAGTACCTAAAAACATGGGAATCTTCCGAGTAATTGATAGTCCTAAAGATATTACAACCACTTCGGTTGCTCAAAGGATCATTGCCAACCACGAGATATATGTG TTTGCTAGTTTAGAAGGGGAGCCTTGGTATAACTGGAAAAGTTGCTGTCATGTGACTAGGAGGTcacaggttcgagccgtggaaacagcctcttga